In Cydia strobilella chromosome 6, ilCydStro3.1, whole genome shotgun sequence, one DNA window encodes the following:
- the LOC134742518 gene encoding uncharacterized protein LOC134742518 — MDQVMSLVTTVSKQAAASAVNAAVSATAANPQQPALPRERGNFYLPPFDPDVRSHDIRDWCANVDETISVFAISPKEARMKAILQLKGRAKVWADTWSLHSTTWDQVKEDLIKTFSKEFRYADDVQKWRNYTSDQASSYAEYAITA; from the coding sequence ATGGACCAAGTGATGAGCCTGGTAACAACAGTCTCCAAGCAAGCCGCAGCAAGTGCTGTTAATGCGGCAGTGTCCGCCACCGCCGCTAATCCACAACAGCCGGCGCTACCCCGTGAACGAGGAAATTTTTACCTACCTCCGTTCGACCCGGATGTACGATCTCATGATATTCGAGATTGGTGCGCTAATGTCGATGAAACCATTTCCGTTTTCGCTATATCACCTAAAGAAGCACGGATGAAAGCCATACTTCAGTTAAAAGGAAGAGCAAAAGTGTGGGCCGACACGTGGTCTCTACATTCAACTACTTGGGACCAGGTGAAGGAAGATCTAATCAAGACCTTCTCGAAGGAGTTCCGGTATGCTGATGATGTACAGAAATGGCGCAACTACACGTCGGACCAAGCATCGAGCTACGCCGAATACGCCATTACAGCTTGA